In one Sulfitobacter sp. LCG007 genomic region, the following are encoded:
- a CDS encoding peroxiredoxin encodes MLDVSRPAPDFTLPGTTGEVTLSALKGKPVVLFFYPKDDTPGCTTENVGFSDKRGEFEAAGAHVFGISKDTLKKHEKFAAKHDLKVPLLSDADGTVCEDYDVWKEKSMYGKTYMGIERTTVLIDAEGNVAQVWEKVKVPGHVEAVLTAVQGL; translated from the coding sequence ATGCTTGATGTTTCCCGTCCCGCTCCCGATTTCACACTGCCCGGCACGACCGGAGAAGTCACTCTTTCAGCCCTGAAGGGCAAGCCGGTGGTGCTGTTCTTCTATCCAAAGGACGACACGCCCGGCTGCACGACGGAAAACGTCGGCTTTTCCGACAAGCGCGGCGAGTTTGAGGCGGCCGGCGCGCATGTCTTCGGGATTTCCAAGGACACGCTCAAGAAGCACGAGAAATTCGCCGCAAAGCATGACCTCAAGGTTCCGCTCCTGTCCGACGCCGACGGTACGGTCTGCGAGGATTATGACGTCTGGAAGGAAAAAAGCATGTACGGCAAGACCTACATGGGGATCGAGCGGACAACCGTGCTGATCGACGCGGAAGGCAATGTCGCCCAGGTCTGGGAGAAGGTGAAGGTGCCGGGACATGTGGAGGCGGTGCTGACTGCGGTGCAGGGGCTCTGA
- a CDS encoding ferritin-like domain-containing protein gives MKPLAQMAEAVLRTADGRRKCALSRQYAAEWRAAREAGDLPEIGHADPPPHPARPERPELLSPRDVPRRRPGSPEGRIALLHAVAHIELNAVDLHWDIIARFSQIRMPPGFYDDWVKAADEESKHFNLVCDCLEEMGSHYGALPAHAGMWRAAEDTASDLMGRLAVVPMVLEARGLDVTPGMIEIFRKAGAAPTVSALEVIYAEEVSHVAYGSKWFHFLCGRHELDPKETFHGLVRRYFHGALKPPFNEEKRADAGIPPDFYWPLAEGRI, from the coding sequence ATGAAGCCGCTGGCGCAGATGGCCGAGGCGGTGCTGCGCACTGCCGACGGGCGACGCAAATGCGCGCTCTCGCGGCAGTACGCGGCCGAATGGCGTGCGGCGCGCGAAGCGGGCGACCTTCCCGAGATCGGCCATGCCGACCCCCCGCCCCATCCGGCACGGCCGGAGCGGCCCGAGCTGCTGTCGCCACGCGATGTGCCGCGCCGCAGGCCCGGCTCGCCCGAGGGACGGATCGCGCTGCTGCACGCCGTCGCCCATATCGAACTGAACGCGGTCGATCTGCACTGGGACATCATCGCACGCTTCTCGCAGATCAGGATGCCGCCCGGCTTCTATGATGACTGGGTCAAGGCTGCTGACGAGGAATCGAAGCATTTCAATCTGGTATGCGACTGTCTTGAAGAAATGGGCAGCCACTACGGTGCCCTTCCGGCGCATGCGGGCATGTGGCGTGCCGCCGAGGACACCGCTTCTGACCTGATGGGCCGTCTGGCCGTGGTGCCGATGGTGCTCGAGGCGCGCGGACTGGATGTGACGCCTGGCATGATCGAGATTTTCCGCAAGGCCGGCGCCGCCCCGACCGTGTCCGCGCTCGAGGTGATCTATGCCGAAGAGGTAAGCCACGTCGCCTATGGATCGAAGTGGTTTCACTTTCTCTGCGGGCGCCACGAACTCGACCCGAAGGAGACGTTTCACGGGCTCGTGCGCCGATATTTCCACGGCGCGCTGAAGCCACCCTTCAACGAGGAAAAGCGGGCCGATGCCGGAATACCGCCGGACTTCTACTGGCCGCTGGCCGAAGGGCGGATCTGA
- a CDS encoding DUF5930 domain-containing protein: MRTRLAIRIHSALEHWFPERRVFLKSDADTRFIRLRPGTQLLTLAGCSTLVAWSIVATSILLMDSIGADNLREQARRDQDSYKARLDDLSAQRDGRAAEARAAQGRFNAALAQISQMQSDLLASETRRRELETGIEVIQATLRDTMREREMARNALAEIEGVSEDADGNMALASGDSPVPLDFLSDALARAAAERDEIRISADDAISAADELAYQIELMREQNDTIFRQLEEAMSVSVTPLDKMFKSAGMNPDRVLDQVRRGYSGQGGPLTPISFSTRGQEPSADAQRANALLGQMDRLNLYRIAAERAPFAEPVKSAFRFTSGFGARRDPITGGRRMHEGLDFAAAYGTPLYATADGTVTKAGWGSGYGRMVQIRHDFGIETVYGHLSKLNVKVGQKVSRGDRIGDMGSSGRSTGTHLHYEVRVNGRPVNPMTYIKAARDVF; this comes from the coding sequence TTGCGGACACGGCTGGCAATCAGGATTCATTCCGCTCTCGAGCACTGGTTTCCCGAACGCCGCGTCTTTCTCAAGTCCGATGCAGATACCCGTTTCATACGCCTGCGTCCGGGAACGCAGCTGCTGACCCTGGCCGGCTGTTCGACACTTGTCGCCTGGTCCATCGTGGCGACATCAATCCTTCTCATGGACAGCATCGGCGCCGACAACCTGCGCGAGCAGGCACGGCGCGACCAGGACAGCTACAAGGCGCGGCTCGACGACCTGTCCGCGCAGCGCGACGGGCGTGCCGCCGAGGCGCGCGCGGCACAGGGACGCTTCAATGCCGCCCTCGCCCAGATTTCCCAGATGCAGTCCGACCTGCTTGCATCCGAAACCCGCCGCCGGGAACTCGAGACCGGCATCGAGGTGATCCAGGCAACCCTGCGGGACACGATGCGCGAACGTGAGATGGCCCGCAATGCGCTGGCCGAGATCGAGGGCGTATCCGAAGACGCCGACGGCAACATGGCGCTGGCCTCCGGCGATTCCCCGGTTCCGCTCGATTTCCTGTCCGATGCGCTGGCACGCGCCGCTGCCGAGCGTGACGAGATCCGCATCAGCGCCGATGATGCGATCAGCGCCGCCGACGAGCTCGCCTATCAGATCGAGCTGATGCGCGAGCAGAACGACACGATCTTCCGGCAGCTCGAGGAAGCGATGTCCGTCTCCGTCACGCCGCTCGACAAGATGTTCAAGTCGGCGGGAATGAATCCCGACCGTGTGCTTGACCAGGTGCGCCGGGGTTACTCGGGACAGGGTGGGCCGCTGACACCGATATCCTTCTCGACGCGCGGACAGGAACCGAGTGCGGATGCGCAGCGCGCCAATGCCCTGCTGGGCCAGATGGACCGCCTGAACCTCTACCGCATCGCCGCCGAGCGCGCGCCTTTCGCCGAGCCGGTCAAGTCGGCCTTCCGCTTCACCAGCGGCTTCGGCGCGCGGCGCGATCCGATAACCGGGGGCCGGCGCATGCATGAAGGGCTCGACTTCGCGGCCGCCTACGGCACACCCCTTTATGCGACCGCCGACGGCACCGTAACAAAGGCGGGTTGGGGCTCGGGATACGGGCGCATGGTCCAGATCCGTCACGACTTCGGGATCGAGACCGTTTACGGTCACCTGTCCAAACTCAACGTGAAGGTCGGCCAAAAGGTCTCGCGCGGGGATCGCATCGGTGATATGGGATCGTCTGGACGCTCGACCGGGACGCATCTGCACTACGAGGTGCGCGTGAATGGTCGGCCGGTAAATCCAATGACATACATCAAGGCAGCGAGAGATGTTTTCTAA
- a CDS encoding polymer-forming cytoskeletal protein translates to MFSKSKINEPGPKQPEQDRPAQSSGSASATPSSQGSDYKASAPKPKPPASVLSSDLHVTGNMKTTGDIQVEGTVEGDIRAHLLTIGETATIKGEVIADDIVVNGRVVGRVRGLKVRLTSTARVEGDIIHKTIAIESGAHFEGSVQRQDDPLNPGAKTAPVAKPNPAS, encoded by the coding sequence ATGTTTTCTAAGAGCAAGATCAACGAACCCGGCCCGAAGCAGCCCGAACAGGACCGGCCGGCACAGAGCTCCGGGAGCGCCTCCGCGACGCCCTCGTCCCAAGGCAGCGACTACAAGGCGAGCGCGCCCAAGCCCAAGCCGCCGGCCTCTGTCCTCTCTTCCGATCTGCACGTCACCGGCAACATGAAGACCACCGGCGATATCCAGGTCGAAGGCACGGTCGAAGGCGACATTCGCGCCCACCTGCTGACCATCGGCGAGACGGCGACGATCAAGGGCGAGGTGATCGCGGACGATATCGTCGTCAATGGCCGTGTGGTGGGACGCGTGCGGGGATTGAAGGTCAGGCTGACCTCGACTGCCCGTGTCGAGGGCGACATCATCCACAAGACGATCGCGATCGAATCCGGCGCCCATTTCGAGGGCTCGGTGCAGCGTCAGGACGATCCGCTCAACCCCGGCGCAAAGACGGCGCCCGTGGCCAAGCCGAACCCGGCTTCCTGA
- a CDS encoding flavodoxin domain-containing protein — MKIMIVYATVEGQTGKIARFVESELRTSGQRTELLDTARRVDPVSFSGIDLVVLAAPVHERRHPQTFEIFVATHRKGMSAIPTLMISVSLSAAFPEGREAAADYLTEMSMRTGFTPDESLLCAGAVRVENYDYFAEQVLRHVVLRGRDYDPAKGSHEFTDWTELRRVVSDFVTEEAELDLP, encoded by the coding sequence ATGAAGATCATGATCGTATATGCCACCGTCGAGGGCCAGACCGGCAAGATCGCGCGGTTCGTCGAGTCCGAACTGCGCACCTCGGGTCAGAGGACAGAGCTTTTGGATACGGCTCGGCGGGTCGACCCGGTCTCGTTCAGCGGTATCGACCTTGTCGTGCTGGCGGCCCCCGTGCACGAAAGGCGGCATCCGCAGACATTCGAGATTTTCGTCGCCACCCATCGAAAGGGCATGTCGGCGATCCCGACACTGATGATCTCGGTCAGTCTCAGCGCGGCTTTCCCGGAAGGGAGGGAAGCCGCGGCGGACTATTTGACGGAGATGTCCATGCGTACCGGCTTCACGCCGGACGAGTCGCTGCTATGCGCGGGCGCGGTGCGGGTGGAGAACTACGACTATTTCGCCGAACAGGTTCTGCGGCACGTGGTGTTGCGGGGCCGCGACTACGACCCCGCGAAAGGTTCGCACGAGTTTACCGACTGGACGGAGCTCAGGCGGGTCGTTTCGGACTTCGTCACCGAAGAGGCCGAGCTCGACCTGCCCTGA
- a CDS encoding peptidylprolyl isomerase, with translation MSRAILFAAGLLLAGPSLATEMQIEVAGEANGTITVDLLDDVAPNHAARLAELASSGAYDGVVFHRVIDGFMAQTGDVRFGHEGGDMSRAGMGGSDAPDLAAEFSDVPFDRGVVGMARSQDPDSANSQFFIMFDEGHFLNGQYTVVGRVTDGLDVLDAIKRGTGANGSVVGKPDVMKKVTVTR, from the coding sequence ATGTCTAGGGCGATCCTTTTCGCAGCCGGCCTTCTTCTGGCCGGTCCGTCTCTGGCAACCGAGATGCAGATCGAGGTCGCAGGCGAGGCGAACGGTACGATCACGGTCGACCTGCTTGATGATGTGGCGCCCAATCACGCCGCCCGTCTGGCGGAGCTTGCAAGCTCGGGCGCCTATGACGGGGTGGTGTTCCACCGCGTCATCGACGGCTTCATGGCCCAGACCGGCGACGTGCGCTTCGGTCATGAAGGCGGCGACATGTCCCGCGCCGGCATGGGCGGATCTGACGCCCCCGATCTCGCCGCCGAATTCTCGGACGTTCCCTTCGACCGCGGCGTCGTCGGGATGGCCCGCTCGCAGGATCCGGATTCGGCCAACAGCCAGTTCTTCATCATGTTCGACGAGGGCCATTTCCTGAATGGTCAATATACCGTCGTCGGCCGCGTGACCGACGGGCTCGACGTGCTGGACGCCATCAAGCGGGGCACGGGCGCGAATGGATCTGTCGTCGGCAAGCCTGACGTGATGAAGAAGGTCACCGTCACCCGGTGA
- a CDS encoding peptidylprolyl isomerase — MAEIKDPENTILMELSGGTVTIELLPDVAPKHVERMKQLARAGAYDNVCFHRVIDGFMAQTGDVEHGDMEDGFNIRLAGTGGSDLPNVPAEFSKVPHARGSLGAARSSNPDSANSQFFINFKDNDFLNGQYTVYGQVISGMEHVDAITRGEPPASPDRMISVKVAADV, encoded by the coding sequence ATGGCCGAGATCAAGGACCCCGAAAACACGATTCTGATGGAGCTGAGTGGCGGCACGGTTACCATCGAGCTTCTGCCGGACGTGGCCCCCAAGCATGTCGAACGGATGAAGCAGCTCGCCCGGGCCGGGGCCTATGACAACGTCTGCTTCCACCGCGTGATCGATGGTTTCATGGCGCAGACGGGCGATGTCGAGCACGGTGACATGGAAGACGGTTTCAACATCCGTCTTGCCGGCACCGGTGGCTCGGACCTGCCGAACGTGCCGGCCGAGTTCTCGAAGGTTCCACATGCCCGCGGATCGCTGGGCGCGGCCCGATCCTCGAACCCGGATTCGGCCAACAGCCAGTTCTTCATCAACTTCAAGGACAACGACTTCCTGAACGGCCAGTACACCGTTTACGGTCAGGTCATCTCGGGGATGGAGCATGTCGATGCCATTACCCGCGGAGAGCCGCCCGCAAGCCCTGACCGGATGATTTCGGTCAAGGTCGCCGCCGATGTCTAG
- the pgk gene encoding phosphoglycerate kinase — protein sequence MAWKTLDDMDLDGKRVLVRVDINVPVEDGRVTDTTRIERIVPTVEDILAKGGIPILLAHFGRPKGKVVPEMSLRITLPALEKALGRSVTFVGSPDPDDLGKLAPGSVVLVENTRFSPKEEANDPEMAAFLASLGDVYCNDAFSAAHRAHASTEGVAHLLPNCAGRLMQAELAALEAALSRPKRPVAAVVGGAKVSTKIGLLKNLVGKLDLLIIGGGMANTFLLAKGARLGASLSEPELVETANSIMAKAEATGCTIMLPVDGLVAREFKAGAGYEVVKLSSDTMLDNDQMVLDAGPESIAAITAAFADLETLIWNGPLGAFEIPPFDAATMAAARDAAERTTSGGLVSVAGGGDTVAALNAAGVAGDFTYVSTAGGAFLEWMEGKTLPGVAALGG from the coding sequence ATGGCCTGGAAGACGCTGGACGACATGGACCTGGACGGCAAGCGGGTGCTGGTGCGCGTCGACATCAACGTGCCTGTCGAGGACGGTCGCGTAACGGACACGACCCGGATCGAGCGCATCGTGCCGACCGTCGAGGACATCCTCGCGAAGGGCGGCATCCCGATATTGCTGGCCCATTTCGGCCGGCCGAAGGGCAAGGTGGTTCCGGAGATGTCCCTGCGCATCACCCTTCCCGCGCTGGAAAAGGCCCTGGGCCGGAGCGTGACATTTGTCGGGTCGCCCGATCCGGATGATCTGGGCAAGCTCGCGCCCGGCAGCGTCGTTCTGGTCGAGAACACCCGTTTCAGCCCCAAGGAAGAGGCGAACGACCCGGAGATGGCAGCCTTTCTCGCAAGCCTCGGCGACGTCTATTGCAACGACGCCTTTTCTGCCGCGCATCGCGCACATGCCTCGACCGAGGGGGTGGCGCATCTGCTGCCGAACTGCGCCGGCCGGTTGATGCAGGCCGAACTCGCGGCGCTCGAGGCTGCCCTGTCCCGGCCGAAACGGCCCGTGGCGGCGGTCGTGGGCGGGGCGAAGGTCTCGACCAAGATCGGCCTGCTCAAAAACCTCGTGGGCAAGCTCGACCTGCTGATCATCGGCGGCGGGATGGCCAACACGTTCCTTCTGGCCAAGGGCGCGCGTCTGGGGGCATCGTTGTCCGAGCCGGAACTGGTCGAGACCGCCAACAGCATCATGGCGAAAGCCGAGGCAACGGGTTGCACCATCATGCTGCCGGTCGACGGGCTGGTGGCCCGTGAATTCAAGGCGGGGGCGGGCTACGAGGTCGTGAAGCTGTCCTCGGATACCATGCTCGACAACGACCAGATGGTTCTCGACGCCGGGCCCGAGAGCATCGCCGCGATCACCGCGGCCTTCGCGGATCTGGAGACGCTGATCTGGAACGGCCCGCTTGGCGCTTTCGAGATCCCGCCCTTCGATGCCGCGACAATGGCGGCGGCAAGGGATGCGGCAGAGCGCACGACATCGGGCGGGCTGGTTTCCGTCGCCGGTGGCGGCGATACGGTCGCGGCTCTGAATGCCGCGGGGGTGGCCGGAGATTTCACCTACGTCTCGACCGCCGGCGGCGCGTTTCTGGAATGGATGGAAGGCAAGACGCTGCCTGGCGTCGCGGCACTGGGCGGCTGA